One genomic window of Arachis stenosperma cultivar V10309 chromosome 10, arast.V10309.gnm1.PFL2, whole genome shotgun sequence includes the following:
- the LOC130954108 gene encoding receptor-like protein 43, whose protein sequence is MFYYIPLKMGIRYQNVAACAALVLLMVMAEIAGICANSSTLLHSPCLERERQALVKFKASLSDPFNMLSSWHGHDCCRWEGIGCDNVTGHVVMLDLASPCDQYLEAGNVNSSLLELEYLTHLDLTGIYFHQSHIPMFIGSMHRLSYLSLSDAGFGGKIPSNLGNLTNLQFLDLSWNEFSPASNINWISQLSLLEHLDMNQAYYETFQVNIINLTIIAPKLQFLSLAANGLSVSNLDALQNMTSLVHLDLGGNNLTSIPSWFGNFKKLEYLDLSGCGLHGPIPNAFQNATSIELLNLSENNFDSLPSWFHKFEKLKHLFLSSNNFHGTIPDALQNMTSIEFLDLSDNSFTSLPSWFVELKKLVYLSLSSNKLTYMECSISSILKHMCHLKRLYIGGSNLLTESIGNNDLSTCIRHDLEDLDLSENNFNDYLPSWLGQLENLGNLYLQDNFFYGPIPSSFGKLLNLKNLYLSNNKLEGNLPNFMGQLVNLQHFDVSNNYLEGIIPENLGKLVNLQVLDVSNNYLMGSIPSSLGQLINLTNLDLSNNYLKGIIPTSLNQLVNLNRLDLSRNKLDGRICINFQKLGVLSYLDLSSNNLNGPITGEESWPLLIPEMVYLNLSHNQISGSLPEHIGHIMPSLGDLILGNNLINGSIPKSLCQVDLHILDLSNNRLSGKIPNCWKDNKVWEEINLSSNKLSGDVPSSFGNLSSLRWLHLNNNRLHGEFLASMTNLPHLLIMDLGENQLSGTIPSWSANTFSSLQILRLQQNMLSGSIPSQICELSSLKILDLSRNNLNGSIPCCIGNLGGMTLEASTLSPTSQSHFVRVFEWGWEANDVIEAMKGRELDYIRILKLVVIMDLSQNNLVGSIPKGITLLNALHSLNLSNNHLIGKIPYMIRDMTSLESFDVSSNKLSGTIPSSMIALTLLTHLNLSYNNFSGPIPTYNQFLTYDSSSYDGNPYLCGSPLPNECGPHQVPGSNEFEDEHRPTKKKKKMKTAKQIGWKSGCFTLLLQLALLLGFGELLGLCGLIKLGGTLTSDGWKI, encoded by the exons ATGTTTTATTATATTCCACTAAAAATGGGAATTAGATACCAAAATGTTGCTGCATGCGCAGCACTGGTACTTTTGATGGTAATGGCTGAAATTGCAGGCATTTGTGCAAATTCAAGTACTCTCCTCCACTCTCCATGTCTTGAAAGAGAGAGGCAAGCTCTTGTGAAGTTCAAAGCATCCCTGAGTGATCCATTTAACATGCTTTCCTCCTGGCATGGCCATGACTGTTGCCGATGGGAAGGGATCGGCTGCGACAATGTTACTGGTCATGTTGTCATGCTTGATCTCGCCTCTCCTTGCGATCAATATTTAGAAGCTGGGAATGTTAATTCATCGCTGCTGGAACTGGAATACTTGACTCATTTGGACTTGACTGGAATTTATTTCCATCAGAGTCACATACCGATGTTCATTGGTTCTATGCACCGCCTGAGCTATTTGTCCCTCTCTGATGCTGGTTTTGGCGGGAAAATACCCAGCAATCTTGGAAATCTTACCAACCTCCAATTTCTTGATCTGAGTTGGAATGAATTTTCACCAGCCAGCAACATCAATTGGATTTCTCAACTGTCATTGCTGGAGCATCTCGACATGAACCAGGCTTATTACGAAACATTTCAG GTTAATATTATTAATCTCACCATCATTGCTCCTAAACTTCAATTCCTAAGTCTTGCTGCCAATGGACTTAGTGTGTCAAATTTGGATGCTTTACAAAACATGACATCTCTTGTGCATCTTGATCTTGGTGGGAACAATCTTACTTCAATTCCATCTTGGTTTGGCAACTTTAAAAAACTTGAGTATCTTGATCTTTCAGGGTGTGGGCTTCATGGTCCAATTCCAAATGCTTTTCAAAATGCAACTTCTATTGAATTATTAAACCTTTCTGAGAATAATTTTGACTCTCTTCCATCTTGGTTTCACAAGTTTGAGAAACTCAAGCATCTTTTTCTTTCATCTAATAACTTCCATGGTACAATTCCGGATGCTTTACAAAATATGACTAGCATTGAGTTCCTTGACCTTTCTGACAACTCTTTCACTTCGCTTCCATCTTGGTTTGTTGAGTTAAAGAAACTTGTCTATCTCAGTCTTTCAAGTAATAAATTAACATATATGGAATGTTCCATTTCATCCATTTTAAAACATATGTGTCACCTGAAAAGGTTATATATAGGAGGAAGCAACCTCCTAACAGAATCCATTGGAAACAATGATTTGTCTACCTGCATTAGACATGATTTGGAGGATCTTGACTTGAGTGAAAATAACTTTAATGATTATTTGCCATCTTGGTTAGGACAACTTGAAAATCTAGGCAATCTCTATCTCCAAGATAATTTTTTCTATGGTCCCATTCCCTCTTCTTTTGGAAAATTACTGAATTTGAAGAATTTATATTTGTCCAATAATAAATTAGAAGGGAACCTTCCTAATTTCATGGGACAACTTGTAAATTTACAACATTTTGATGTCTCAAATAATTATTTAGAGGGAATTATTCCTGAAAATCTTGGAAAACTTGTAAATTTACAAGTTCTTGATGTctcaaataattatttaatggGATCCATTCCTTCGAGTCTTGGTCAACTAATAAATCTAACTAACCTTGATTTgtcaaataattatttaaaaggaATCATACCTACAAGTCTTAACCAACTTGTAAATCTTAATCGGCTTGATCTTTCAAGGAATAAACTAGATGGGAGAAtttgtattaattttcaaaaacttggGGTTCTATCATACTTGGATCTATCTTCAAACAATTTGAATGGACCCATTACAGGGGAAGAAAGTTGGCCTTTGCTTATCCCAGAAATGGTGTATTTGAATCTCTCCCATAATCAAATCAGTGGCTCACTTCCTGAACATATTGGTCATATAATGCCCTCTTTGGGGGACTTGATTCTTGGAAATAATCTCATAAATGGTTCAATTCCAAAATCATTGTGCCAAGTTGATTTGCATATCCTTGACCTTTCAAATAACAGGCTATCTGGTAAAATCCCCAATTGTTGGAAAGATAACAAAGTATGGGAAGAAATAAATTTGTCATCCAACAAACTCTCAGGGGATGTTCCAAGTTCATTTGGGAATCTTTCCTCTCTAAGATGGTTGCATTTGAACAATAACCGTCTTCATGGAGAGTTTCTAGCATCTATGACAAATTTGCCACATTTATTGATTATGGATCTCGGAGAGAATCAACTTTCTGGCACCATCCCATCATGGAGTGCTAACACATTTTCTTCACTACAAATTCTAAGATTGCAGCAAAACATGCTGAGTGGTAGCATTCCTTCACAGATATGTGAACTATCATCACTTAAAATCTTGGACCTTTCTCGCAACAATTTAAATGGTTCAATACCTTGTTGCATAGGCAATCTTGGAGGAATGACTCTTGAGGCTTCCACTTTGTCTCCTACTTCTCAATCCCACTTTGTACGAGTATTTGAATGGGGTTGGGAAGCTAACGATGTTATAGAAGCCATGAAAGGAAGAGAACTTGACTACATAAGAATCTTGAAGCTTGTAGTCATCATGGATTTGTCCCAGAATAATTTGGTTGGCTCCATTCCAAAAGGAATAACATTGCTCAATGCTTTGCATAGCTTGAATCTATCAAACAATCATTTGATCGGAAAGATCCCTTACATGATACGGGATATGACATCACTTGAATCCTTTGACGTTTCAAGTAACAAACTCTCCGGTACAATTCCAAGCAGCATGATAGCTTTAACATTACTAACTCATTTAAACTTGTCATACAATAACTTCTCTGGACCAATTCCCACATATAACCAGTTTTTAACTTATGATTCATCAAGTTATGATGGAAACCCATATCTTTGTGGATCTCCTCTACCCAACGAATGTGGTCCACATCAAGTTCCTGGGAGCAATGAATTTGAAGATGAACACAGaccgaccaaaaaaaaaaaaaagatgaagacAGCAAAGCAGATAGGTTGGAAAAGTGGTTGTTTTACTTTGTTATTGCAATTGGCTTTGCTACTGGGTTTTGGTGAGTTATTGGGACTTTGTGGTTTAATAAAACTTGGAGGCACGCTTACTTCAGATGGGTGGAAGATTTAG
- the LOC130954776 gene encoding B3 domain-containing transcription factor VRN1-like isoform X2 has protein sequence MNLIHENATHFFPIKHPMRYMHKIPNKFTSKYGGGVKNPVYLKPPDGTQWKVQWTQHDGDILFEKGWKEFAAYYCLDHGHLLRFEFNGTSCFEVHIFDMSGLEIHYPFNNRIDNDSVETLNELPPECWGREQKRLKTPLSLSLPFTSKQLRIATETRDVEGGSQSEEKNIEMPIIPSVIHRSDVFEPGTCGFRCLEEAQKFNSENPSFMIKLGKSNLQRSRANFKASFYIKYFENKEQNVEIRYEGKLWPAKLLCYPATAAAYISNGWRPFSVENDLKVGDVCVFELINGENPVLDAHIYRANG, from the exons ATGAATCTAATCCATGAAAATGCAACTCATTTCTTTCCAATCAAACACCCCATGAGATATATGCAT AAGATACCAAACAAGTTCACTAGCAAATATGGTGGTGGTGTGAAAAATCCAGTGTATCTGAAGCCTCCAGATGGCACTCAATGGAAAGTACAATGGACTCAGCATGATGGTGACATTTTATTTGAAAAGGGTTGGAAAGAATTTGCTGCATATTACTGTCTGGATCATGGTCACTTGTTGCGATTTGAGTTCAATGGAACTTCTTGTTTTGAGGTACACATATTTGACATGAGTGGCCTTGAAATACACTATCCTTTCAATAACCGGATCGACAATGATTCGGTTGAGACTTTGAATGAGCTACCACCAGAATGTTGGGGCAGAGAGcagaaaagattgaaaacaccATTATCATTATCATTGCCTTTTACAAGTAAGCAATTGAGAATTGCCACAGAAACTAGAGATGTGGAAGGAGGCAGTCAATCTGAAGAGAAAAACATTGAGATGCCAATAATTCCATCTGTCATTCATCGTTCGGATG TTTTTGAGCCTGGGACCTGTGGTTTTCGATGCCTGGAAGAAGCTCAGAAGTTCAACTCAGAAAATCCCTCTTTCATGATCAAGCTAGGGAAGAGTAATCTACAGAGATCAAGGGCT AATTTTAAAGCTTCCTTCTACATAAAGTAttttgaaaacaaggagcaGAATGTAGAGATACGGTATGAAGGCAAGTTGTGGCCTGCAAAGCTGCTCTGTTATCCCGCAACAGCAGCTGCCTATATCTCGAATGGTTGGCGGCCTTTTAGTGTTGAGAATGATTTAAAAGTTGGAGATGTTTGTGTCTTTGAGCTCATTAATGGAGAAAACCCAGTGCTTGATGCTCATATTTATAGAGCCAATGGTTAA
- the LOC130954776 gene encoding B3 domain-containing transcription factor VRN1-like isoform X1, translating to MASCSYQPNKHSPPKTLICFFKIILRQSLQDGNLKIPNKFTSKYGGGVKNPVYLKPPDGTQWKVQWTQHDGDILFEKGWKEFAAYYCLDHGHLLRFEFNGTSCFEVHIFDMSGLEIHYPFNNRIDNDSVETLNELPPECWGREQKRLKTPLSLSLPFTSKQLRIATETRDVEGGSQSEEKNIEMPIIPSVIHRSDVFEPGTCGFRCLEEAQKFNSENPSFMIKLGKSNLQRSRANFKASFYIKYFENKEQNVEIRYEGKLWPAKLLCYPATAAAYISNGWRPFSVENDLKVGDVCVFELINGENPVLDAHIYRANG from the exons ATGGCTTCATGTAGCTACCAACCAAACAAGCATTCTCCTCCAAAAACTTTGATCTGTTTCTTTAAGATTATTCTCAGACAAAGCCTTCAAGATGGAAATCTT AAGATACCAAACAAGTTCACTAGCAAATATGGTGGTGGTGTGAAAAATCCAGTGTATCTGAAGCCTCCAGATGGCACTCAATGGAAAGTACAATGGACTCAGCATGATGGTGACATTTTATTTGAAAAGGGTTGGAAAGAATTTGCTGCATATTACTGTCTGGATCATGGTCACTTGTTGCGATTTGAGTTCAATGGAACTTCTTGTTTTGAGGTACACATATTTGACATGAGTGGCCTTGAAATACACTATCCTTTCAATAACCGGATCGACAATGATTCGGTTGAGACTTTGAATGAGCTACCACCAGAATGTTGGGGCAGAGAGcagaaaagattgaaaacaccATTATCATTATCATTGCCTTTTACAAGTAAGCAATTGAGAATTGCCACAGAAACTAGAGATGTGGAAGGAGGCAGTCAATCTGAAGAGAAAAACATTGAGATGCCAATAATTCCATCTGTCATTCATCGTTCGGATG TTTTTGAGCCTGGGACCTGTGGTTTTCGATGCCTGGAAGAAGCTCAGAAGTTCAACTCAGAAAATCCCTCTTTCATGATCAAGCTAGGGAAGAGTAATCTACAGAGATCAAGGGCT AATTTTAAAGCTTCCTTCTACATAAAGTAttttgaaaacaaggagcaGAATGTAGAGATACGGTATGAAGGCAAGTTGTGGCCTGCAAAGCTGCTCTGTTATCCCGCAACAGCAGCTGCCTATATCTCGAATGGTTGGCGGCCTTTTAGTGTTGAGAATGATTTAAAAGTTGGAGATGTTTGTGTCTTTGAGCTCATTAATGGAGAAAACCCAGTGCTTGATGCTCATATTTATAGAGCCAATGGTTAA